The Salmo salar chromosome ssa06, Ssal_v3.1, whole genome shotgun sequence genome window below encodes:
- the LOC123743341 gene encoding AAC-rich mRNA clone AAC11 protein-like codes for MANKIKINIKQPGQPGQNKQPGQPGQNKQPRQPGQNKQPGQPGQNKQPGQPRQNKQPGQPGQNKQPGQPGQNKQPGQPGQNKQPGQPGQNKQPGQPGQNKQPGQPGQNKQPGQPGQNKQPGQPGQNKQPGQQDRTSSLDNQDRTSSLDNQDRTSSLDNQDRTNSLDNQDRTKNLDNQDRTNSLDNQDRTNSLDNQDRTNSLDNQDRTNSLDNQGRTSSLDNQDRTSSLDNQDRTSSLDNQDRTNSLDNQGRTNSLDNQDRTNSLDNQDRTNSLDNQDRTNSLDNQGRTNSLDNQGRTSSLDNQDRTSSLDNQDRTNSLDNQDRTNSLDNQDRTNSLDNQDRTNSLDNQDRTNSLDNQDRTNSLDNQDRTNSLDNQGRTNSLDNQGRTSSLDNQDRTSSLNNQDRTSSLDNQDRTNSLDNQDRTKSLDNQDRTNSLDNQDRTSSLDNQDRTSSLDNQGRTNSLDN; via the coding sequence ATGGCAAATAAGATCAAAATCAATATCAAGCAGCCTGGACAACCAGGGCAGAACAAACAGCCTGGACAACCAGGGCAGAACAAACAGCCTAGACAACCAGGACAGAACAAACAGCCTGGACAACCAGGGCAGAACAAGCAGCCTGGACAACCAAGACAGAACAAACAGCCTGGACAACCAGGACAGAACAAACAGCCTGGACAACCAGGACAGAACAAACAGCCTGGACAACCAGGACAGAACAAACAGCCTGGACAACCAGGACAGAACAAACAGCCTGGACAACCAGGACAGAACAAACAGCCTGGACAACCAGGACAGAACAAACAGCCTGGACAACCAGGACAGAACAAACAGCCTGGACAACCAGGGCAGAACAAACAGCCTGgacaacaggacagaacaagcAGCCTGGATAACCAGGACAGAACAAGCAGCCTAGACAACCAGGACAGAACAAGCAGCCTAGACAACCAGGACAGAACAAACAGCTTAGACAACCAGGACAGAACAAAAAACCTGGACAACCAGGACAGAACAAACAGCCTAGACAACCAAGACAGAACAAACAGCCTAGACAATCAGGACAGAACAAACAGCCTGGACAACCAGGACAGAACAAACAGCCTGGACAACCAGGGCAGAACAAGCAGCCTGGACAACCAGGACAGAACAAGCAGCCTAGACAACCAGGACAGAACAAGCAGCCTAGACAACCAGGACAGAACAAACAGCCTGGACAACCAGGGAAGAACAAACAGCCTGGACAACCAGGACAGAACAAACAGCCTGGACAACCAGGACAGAACAAACAGCCTGGACAACCAGGACAGAACAAACAGCCTGGACAACCAGGGCAGAACAAACAGCCTGGACAACCAGGGCAGAACAAGCAGCCTGGACAACCAGGACAGAACAAGCAGCCTAGACAACCAGGACAGAACAAACAGCCTGGACAACCAGGACAGAACAAACAGCCTGGACAACCAGGACAGAACAAACAGCCTAGACAACCAGGACAGAACAAACAGCCTGGACAACCAGGACAGAACAAACAGCCTGGACAACCAGGACAGAACAAACAGCCTGGACAACCAGGACAGAACAAACAGCCTGGACAACCAGGGCAGAACAAACAGCCTGGACAACCAGGGCAGAACAAGCAGTCTGGACAACCAGGACAGAACAAGCAGCCTAAACAACCAGGACAGAACAAGCAGCCTAGACAACCAGGACAGAACAAACAGCTTAGACAACCAGGACAGAACAAAAAGCCTGGACAACCAGGACAGAACAAACAGCCTGGACAACCAGGACAGAACAAGCAGCCTAGACAACCAGGACAGAACAAGCAGCCTGGACAACCAGGGCAGAACAAACAGCCTGGACAACTAG